Proteins from one Amycolatopsis endophytica genomic window:
- a CDS encoding acyl-CoA synthetase, with the protein MYPGTHADADPDKAAVIMAGSGERLTYGELDERSARLADALTSAGLGRGDTVAVLSDNNARAYEVYWAAMRSGRYVAAVNSHLAPAEVAYIVTDSGAKALVVSAALGPLAAAVAALLPDVPVKLVYGGGTGGYAGYDEFLATGSSERPADQPSGADMLYSSGTTGRPKGIKVDLPDRQIDEPGDVLTPVLRHLYGFGPDMTYLSPAPVYHAAPLRFGAVVHRLGGTVVMMERFDAEAALRAIETYRVTHSQWVPTMFVRMLKLPGDVRARYDLTGHRVAVHAAAPCPVEVKRAMIDWWGPVLSEYYASTEGAGMTFIDSEQWLAKPGSVGRAVVGVARICDDAGELLPAGEVGTVYFERDEVPFTYHGDEVRTREAQHPAHETWTTTGDVGYLDEDGFLYLTDRKAFMIISGGVNIYPQEIEDVLALHPAVFDVGVIGVPDDEMGEVVKAVVQPAPGIPPGPALEAELLAYVRGRIARYKAPRSVDFAEELPRTPTGKLVKRRLKERYAAPAAATQKEEPCETR; encoded by the coding sequence ATGTACCCGGGTACCCACGCCGACGCCGATCCGGACAAGGCCGCGGTGATCATGGCGGGCTCCGGGGAGCGGCTGACCTACGGCGAGCTCGACGAGCGTTCCGCGCGCCTGGCCGACGCCCTGACCAGCGCCGGTCTCGGCCGCGGTGACACCGTCGCGGTGCTGAGCGACAACAACGCGCGCGCCTACGAAGTCTACTGGGCCGCGATGCGCTCAGGCCGCTACGTGGCCGCTGTCAACAGCCATCTCGCGCCCGCCGAGGTCGCCTACATCGTCACCGACAGCGGCGCGAAGGCCCTGGTCGTCTCGGCCGCACTCGGCCCGTTGGCGGCCGCGGTCGCCGCACTGCTCCCGGACGTGCCGGTCAAGCTCGTCTACGGCGGCGGGACCGGCGGCTACGCGGGCTACGACGAGTTCCTGGCCACCGGCTCATCCGAGCGTCCCGCCGACCAGCCCTCGGGCGCGGACATGCTGTACTCGTCCGGCACCACCGGCCGTCCCAAGGGCATCAAGGTCGACCTGCCCGACCGGCAGATCGACGAGCCGGGCGACGTGCTCACCCCGGTGCTGCGGCACCTGTACGGCTTCGGCCCGGACATGACCTACCTGTCCCCGGCGCCGGTCTACCACGCGGCGCCGCTGCGGTTCGGCGCGGTCGTGCACCGCCTGGGTGGCACGGTGGTGATGATGGAGCGCTTCGACGCGGAGGCCGCGCTGCGCGCCATCGAGACCTACCGCGTCACGCACAGCCAGTGGGTGCCGACGATGTTCGTGCGGATGCTCAAGCTGCCCGGCGACGTCCGTGCCCGCTACGACCTGACCGGCCATCGCGTCGCGGTGCACGCCGCCGCGCCGTGCCCGGTCGAGGTCAAACGCGCGATGATCGACTGGTGGGGCCCGGTCCTGTCCGAGTACTACGCCTCCACCGAGGGCGCCGGGATGACCTTCATCGACAGCGAGCAGTGGCTGGCCAAGCCCGGTTCGGTGGGCCGCGCGGTGGTCGGCGTCGCCAGGATCTGCGACGACGCGGGCGAACTGCTGCCTGCCGGTGAGGTCGGTACCGTCTACTTCGAACGCGACGAGGTCCCGTTCACCTACCACGGCGACGAGGTCAGGACGCGCGAGGCGCAGCACCCCGCGCACGAGACGTGGACGACCACGGGCGACGTCGGCTACCTCGACGAGGACGGCTTCCTCTACCTGACCGACCGCAAGGCATTCATGATCATCTCTGGCGGGGTGAACATCTACCCGCAGGAGATCGAGGACGTGCTCGCCCTGCACCCCGCGGTGTTCGACGTCGGCGTGATCGGCGTGCCGGACGACGAGATGGGCGAGGTTGTCAAGGCCGTCGTCCAGCCCGCGCCCGGCATCCCGCCCGGCCCGGCGCTCGAAGCCGAACTGCTGGCCTACGTCCGCGGGCGGATCGCGCGCTACAAGGCGCCCCGCAGCGTGGATTTCGCCGAAGAACTGCCCCGCACCCCAACCGGAAAACTGGTCAAGCGGCGGCTCAAGGAACGGTACGCGGCCCCCGCCGCAGCGACGCAGAAGGAGGAGCCGTGCGAGACGCGGTGA